One segment of Eretmochelys imbricata isolate rEreImb1 chromosome 5, rEreImb1.hap1, whole genome shotgun sequence DNA contains the following:
- the TUSC1 gene encoding tumor suppressor candidate gene 1 protein has protein sequence MRRMRGAGRRWSCGPGAGSRRGRGPAVGGGEAACGWRGLAGGSPQQLAERYADLAASHSEAVRAREERERQNARLRDENARLRLENRRLRRENRSLFRQALLGPGPEPDAPPRPGPGPAPAPEPPQEEKEEAALAAQLRRLQERHRRALQQLRRRRAQDGLEEDGELDELLQEEDGEQSPPLGRQQPPEKRSLVPPL, from the coding sequence ATGAGGCGCATGCGCGGTGCTGGACGGCGCTGGAGCTGCGGGCCCGGCGCGGGCTCGcggaggggccgggggccggCCGTTGGCGGAGGCGAGGCGGCGTGCGGCTGGCGGGGCCTGGCGGGCGGCTCGCCGCAGCAGCTGGCGGAGCGATACGCGGACTTGGCCGCCAGCCACAGCGAGGCGGTGCGGGCCCGCGAGGAGCGCGAGCGCCAGAACGCCCGGCTGCGGGACGAGAACGCGCGGCTGCGGCTGGAGAACCGCCGCCTGCGCCGGGAGAACCGCAGCCTCTTCCGCCAGGCGCTGCTGGGGCCCGGCCCGGAGCCCGACGCgccgccccggcccggccccggccccgcccccgcccccgagccgccgcaggaggagaaggaggaagcgGCGCTCGCGGCCCAGCTGCGGCGGCTGCAGGAGCGGCACCGGCGGGCCCTGCAGCAGCTGCGGCGCCGCCGGGCCCAGGACGGGCTGGAGGAGGACGGGGAGCTAGAcgagctgctgcaggaggaggacGGGGAGCAGTCACCGCCCCTGGGGCGGCAGCAGCCGCCGGAGAAGAGGAGCCTGGTGCCGCCCCTGTAA